The genomic segment GACAGCGTACTGTGCCATTTTGGAACTTTTCACAATAGATTAAAAACATAGTTAAGTTAGGAGGTTATACAAGAAGGTTGTGTGTTATGTCATAGCCTACAAAGAAAAATAACAACAACGCACTTGCCCATTCTCCAACAGTGCATAGTAGATCCTTAAATCCTTTTGgtatttgaacaaattcTGCAATCTCACTTTGCTCGCCGTTCGAATTATTAGTGGAGTTTAGTGAAGGTGGTGGCGCCTTAATCAGGATGAATGTAATTAGCATGGTCCATGTGATCACTTTAACTGTTTTCGTCCGTAGTCTGTGGTTATTTTTCCACAAATCGTCCAAAAGTGGGAATGGAGGTATGCttaatatcatatttacgattaattcaattattctgaataaaaaatttttgttatcaGACTCATACAATCTGACAGTGGCACCTAGAAGAGATGTGAACAAAAGGAGTGTCAACTGTATGGCACATTTAACCTTCAATTTGATCATTGGCAAACTTTTCTTCAGTGCATCAAAATCTATATCTCCCatatcaaaattgataaCTGGGGAGGTGATAGGCTGAATTTGTTTGTTCCCAGTAAGTTTCTCCATCCTGTTCACTTCGCTGCCGAGGATGCGGCGGCGACGCATTTCGGCAGCTTTTACAGCGATAGATTTGTCTTCCATATATGAAGACTATgtccaaatatatttattgatatatatggTACGATATGTACAAAAGTAGTATCGTATACAAGCTTTGAGATGGGGCTGTGGATTATGGTAGGTTATCACACTACTCAATACCAACCATGGTCTGAAGGTGCTAACACTAGTAACAATATGTATGTTAAGGGGTTTGAAAAAGAACCTAGCATTACTGATGATGATAGCTGGACCGTTATCAGTGAGTGGATTGTGATTTAGGTTCGTTCTTCAAGACTCACGGACTGGTACACCAGCAAATCGAGAGTTTCGACGATTTCGTTACCTATCGCATGCAAGAAATTGTCGATGAGTATCCACCAATCGAGATTAGGTAGGCAATTTTtactattattaaattggtTAACTTTATTCTATCTAGCAGATATGTCGGCcatctaaatatttttagatatattacaccattaatatattaatatcaCAGTTACTACTCTTTATTAAATTCTACGCTGCCTTTCAATACATTTGCGTGATGATTGTTtcacatttattattaagcaatactaaattatctaaatgtTAGTCACTAgattattgtacaattcAAATCTTACCAAAATGAATGAGTGTTTTACGCTctttatataacataacaTTCACTTAGACCTCAGCCGCAATACCGCCCCGAGGATGAAATAGAAGTCAATGTCATATACAAACTAAAATTTGGCCAACTTAGCCTAAACCGCCCTTCAGTAGATGAAAAGGAGGGAGTTACCAAACACATTTGGCCACAGGAAGCGAGGCTTAGAAATTTAACGTATATAAATAGTCATGTAGATACTCCTCCCAAATATATGTGGATATTGATCAAGAGATATACATATACGATGAGGCAAAAGGTCAAGAAACGTTGCAAGATAGAACTAGCTACCCTCGTATTAGTTTGGGTAAAATACCCATGATGCTAAAATCGATGTATTGTTGGACTAGGAATGTCAGTGAAGATGATTTGGCTGATATTGGAGAGTGCCCTTATGATCAAGGTGGTTACTTCATCGTAGGCGGAGGAGAACGCGTTTTGATAGCACAGGAGAGGATGgctaataattttatttatgtattcaAGAAGAAGCAGCCGTCCAAATTTAGTTGGGTGGCTGAAATTCGCTCCCAAATGGAGTATTCTCAGGGTACATCTGCATTTAGTATCAAAATGAAGGCTAAACAAGCTACTGCCAATGTTATTGGTAATAGGTTCAGGTCATATGATCAGCTGGTGGCTACTTTGCCATATATACGAACAGATATACCCGTTGCTATCCTATTCCGTGCCCTGGGCTGCGTGGCTGATAAAGATATTTTGCAGC from the Babesia microti strain RI chromosome I, complete genome genome contains:
- a CDS encoding hypothetical protein (overlaps_old_locusTagID:BBM_I02855) yields the protein MEDKSIAVKAAEMRRRRILGSEVNRMEKLTGNKQIQPITSPVINFDMGDIDFDALKKSLPMIKLKVKCAIQLTLLLFTSLLGATVRLYESDNKNFLFRIIELIVNMILSIPPFPLLDDLWKNNHRLRTKTVKVITWTMLITFILIKAPPPSLNSTNNSNGEQSEIAEFVQIPKGFKDLLCTVGEWASALLLFFFVGYDITHNLLV